The Tachysurus vachellii isolate PV-2020 chromosome 23, HZAU_Pvac_v1, whole genome shotgun sequence genome segment ctcattttctaccgcttatccgaactacctcgggtcacggggagcctgtgcctatctcaggcgtcatcgggcatcaaggcaggatacaccctggacggagtgccaacccatcgcagggcacacacacactctcattcactcatgcaatcacacactacggacaattttggACTGGATATTCtattagaaaatgtttaaaagcttCTTCAATACAACAGTGCAACTACACATTATATTTGTTTTCCTATAATAATGACATTCATGAATTTTAGAGTATTTCTGATAAAATTGCTTTCATTGcacttattatattttcttcCCAGAATAATCGAGTTCAAGGCAGGTACATTTCTCAGGTGTCAGATCTTCAGACCTGCACAGcttctatgggaaaaaaaaacttttgtgaatttaaaaagaagagaaaattgtTTGTGAAAGAGTTCCAACAAATAGAAAGAAGATCACCTAACAGGAAACAGACATTCAGTTCTGCGAATGTGTCCCCTAGAGCATGTTATTTTATCCTCTGGATCcctgttaaaatgaaaaatgaagttaaaacataaaaaaataagagcaTCAATCAAATAAAAGGTGAAAAGCACTGAACTATAACATACATATTAAATTTTTCACATGCGTTAGGATCGATCCAGTCTTGCCAGTCTGACCACTCGAAGTGAGCATCGCAGCCTATGTGTTTACATGGGCTGTACACGTACTGACACAGGCCTCTCCACTGCTGTGTGAGCTGAGCCAGCCGTATCATCGCCACCTTTATCATGTCCCATGCTTTCTGGATATTTCCTGAAGTGGAAACTGaaatacacaatattacacaagAAGGGCAAGAAACCAAATCCTCAAATGTAAGACAAGGAATAGTTCAGGAGCAAATCATATCTAAACAAATTTAGAGTTTTTAGTTCCAAAATTTGCTTTAGTcttttattaaatctttaaGGTTACTATAAAAGTCAACTGAAAGCTATAAGCACCAATTAGCGTGCTAAAGTCATCAGACACTGGGCTGAATTCACGTAAAGTATATTAGACCTGTCAGTGTGGTGGCTGTGCAGAAACTTTGAGATTTTCGTATTCGTCCTGCTGTTTTATTAGATATctaaataaaactattattcAAGCGAAGTGTGTGAAAGTTTCACTTTAAATATCCATTTTATGGTCATTAGCTTATATTACTTTGTACCTAATAGCTCTGGTACTAATTTAAAGaaccctctctcactcattttctaccgcttatccgaactacctcgggtcacggggagcctgtgcctatctcaggcgtcatcgggcatcaaggcaggatacaccctggacggagtgccaacccatcgcagggcacacacacactctcattcactcacacaatcacacactacggacaattttccagagatgccaatcaacctaccatgcatgtctttggaccgggggaggaaaccggagtacccggaggaaacccccgaggcacggggagaacatgcaaactccacacacacaaggcggaggcgggaatcgaacccccaaccctggaggtgtgaggcgaacgtgctaaccactaagccaccgtgccccctaaattTAAAGAACCTttcaaagtaaaatattttgattgaatgaaatgttttcctaaacttttatttacttaaagcataaaatataaatgtaaactaaaGCTTACTATCAGTGTGTTTGACCCGGATTTCGATGAACTGGTCTCCGGTACCAGCTCGTTCTCTGAGCAGGAGACGTCTGTTTCCACAAGTGAAGAGACATTGCTCTTTCCCAATCCAGTTGGTGGAGTAAATCGAGCAGATCCTGATGACCAGCCTGTAAGGAagagaaataaacatgtaaaatttGGTACATCCCTGTTCCTCTCAAAACAAATAACTCCAGAAACAATTTATATCATCATATattattttacttgtttatCTTACTTTCAGCATTTGTTGCTAAAACAATCAGTGAGAAAATTGTTTTCTGAAATGTGCAGTAAAAATTGGGGAATAGCTAAGATGACATAATTTATGGcctgtaaaatgtaataatattaaatattacctATGGAAGAATCCATGAGGTATCTCAGGAAGGAAGTAAACTTGGACAGTGATGTCTTCCAGGTTGTCCTGTCCCCACATATCCTTCACATCCTTGTCACTCTTAAGGAAACTCGGGAAAAGACAACTTCCATTCGGTTCATATACCTCAGGGCTTGATGGCTCCCACTTTTTGTCTGGACAAAATTCTGGGGCTGCAGGGTTGAGTCGAGCACCTTGTTTAGCCGGTAGACAAACATCAAAGTGCTCCAGCAGCTTGATAAGCTGCCCAGCCTTCCTTTTGGTCCCAACTATCTCCTCTAtcagctcatcatcatcaacacctGACCGCTTGAGTTCTGCATGCACCAAAATTCGTATGGCCACATTGCTCAGAGTCGCTTTGTTCTCGAAGTCCTTAATCCAAGCGTCTCTGTGCTTCTCCAGAGAGTTTTCCCTCTTTAGATCTCTGCTAGGAATCTCTTTCAGCATACTGACCAAATCATGTCTAACAATGGCCTGTGTCAGAATACAACATATGGGATTAGAACTAGATTTGCAAGTAGGatgaatcagatttttttaaaaattgtttgctactggagttttttttttaataacataccTTGAACAATGAGATAAGGAATGACGGTTTAACAAACACCATTTTATTCGAGTCTGTGATGTCCCTGTACCATATAATAATTCCACTTCTATGGAGGTACTGAAGAACAACACGCAGCTTAGCATGATCCAATTCTTTGTGACAGGCGTTTAGGTGGTCCAGGATGTCGCCGTGAGCCACTATTCCTGTAAAAAATGAATATCAACAGGTCTGAGTATATTCTAGTGCATAATACTAGTGCATCTCATAAAATCAGCACTCACCATGTTGAGGAATTTTGCCATTCTCCAAGTCGGCCTGAATATCATTTTCCACGTCCCTGTAGCACTGAGGTAGTGTTTGTTCCATAAAAGGAAATGTGTCTGTATCTACGATCACTTTGTTGATATAGTGTTGTAACCTTTTAATGTCCTCAGGTTTTGTGCAGTCAATGGCTATAAGATCAAggacctacagtatatatgcagAAAAGAAGTGTGTTACAAAGAAATTGCTGGtatacacactactgtacattagggatgtaccgatccgatattttggatcggtatcggcgccgatccaagcattttgagtggatcgggtatcggtggtgcgtgaccgatccaaatccgatacccgtggtcatgggtATCGCACTTTTCGAATCCATTCCGCTTGAGGAATGCTCtgataaattaaactccattccgtgttttacctacagcattgaccacgctcctgcttcctgaaatccatgggcgtcggaaccattataagTGTGTGGGACAGAACACGCCcgcttttttatttacttccgacgcccatgcccGTGGTGGTTGAATAATGTCAATTAACTAACTATTTcttgaacttataagaaaaatacacttatatattaaattacattaatgtaaataaatataataaattctatagacagacagacaagcaagtttagcaggcgccctatccatttacctcagcgcgttaaacatgtcgctcattttGTACaaagtttactgtttaatacattttgcattgtgttttaaGAGTTCTAatataagattcactttaaaataatattgccttttcttcagaaaataacttaattaactaattgcagtatatatggtttactaactgttaaaagtttgctactgcattaatattttttttaaggtttcttgtgttttcatttttcatccgggaatgggcatttttgtattttttttttgccagaaacaactaaatcttaataactaaacgAGTTGTATatattctttagttttaaaggtagaaaagaacacaggtatcggatcggtatcggccgatactggcAAACGCCGGTATCGGatcagaagagaaaaagtggtatcggtacatccctactgtatatacacacatacataacttTACCTGCAATTTGTATTCTTCAAGTCGTTCAATTGCACTAATCTGTTCAGAGACCAGTGAAGGGTTGTTAAAATCCTCAAGGTTCTTTCTTTGCTGCTCTAAACTATCTTTCCGGTCTAACAGCATCTGGTTCACTCGCTCCTCTATATCgctctttttgtcctgcaccgccTTCTCATCAGAGCAGCAGTCAACATGAGTGCCCAATAACAAGACCACTGCATTTGGGACCTTGAGTTGTATATTGTTAATCCAGAAgcccactttctctctgaaaGACTCAGGCTTATACCTGTTAAAACATTCTTTGTTAAGAACAACAATGCACAAAAACTAC includes the following:
- the si:ch211-210p4.6 gene encoding malignant fibrous histiocytoma-amplified sequence 1; amino-acid sequence: MPHFKGCSNRKLEVNFAGKRLKSLPSDLLQKGQDVDKADLQKNRLIEVIGISRLSNLTELNLCRNELVEFPKEISELQQLVRLYLNQNKIKSIPENIFPLLKNLEFLKISTNKLSQIPSDMNKCEKLNFLNLSNNCLRDVQPLVGLSHLRELYMENNRLTELPQALFQSESLEKLKLNNNPLRKPPEAICLGGLKDIQSYFEMLETSSFTIRTIKTMFLGSSMAGKSTVCRSLSCGHPVEVAEDDRTDGIEIQQFCNEDGVRFLFWDFAGQEEYYFTHHVFITAQAFVILAVDLSRYKPESFREKVGFWINNIQLKVPNAVVLLLGTHVDCCSDEKAVQDKKSDIEERVNQMLLDRKDSLEQQRKNLEDFNNPSLVSEQISAIERLEEYKLQVLDLIAIDCTKPEDIKRLQHYINKVIVDTDTFPFMEQTLPQCYRDVENDIQADLENGKIPQHGIVAHGDILDHLNACHKELDHAKLRVVLQYLHRSGIIIWYRDITDSNKMVFVKPSFLISLFKAIVRHDLVSMLKEIPSRDLKRENSLEKHRDAWIKDFENKATLSNVAIRILVHAELKRSGVDDDELIEEIVGTKRKAGQLIKLLEHFDVCLPAKQGARLNPAAPEFCPDKKWEPSSPEVYEPNGSCLFPSFLKSDKDVKDMWGQDNLEDITVQVYFLPEIPHGFFHRLVIRICSIYSTNWIGKEQCLFTCGNRRLLLRERAGTGDQFIEIRVKHTDISTSGNIQKAWDMIKVAMIRLAQLTQQWRGLCQYVYSPCKHIGCDAHFEWSDWQDWIDPNACEKFNMDPEDKITCSRGHIRRTECLFPVRSCAGLKI